In Chroicocephalus ridibundus chromosome 4, bChrRid1.1, whole genome shotgun sequence, one genomic interval encodes:
- the PRPF39 gene encoding pre-mRNA-processing factor 39 isoform X1: MENAENTEEEKPTVSNDSIDNGTETATEEQHMDFSTEIMSVTEMEQSPDSSPDLNEENTQESEIPNIESLQTTDIEACFPPDFDKFWKVVEDNPQDFTGWVYLLQYVEQENHLPAARKAFDRFFTHYPYCYGYWKKYADLEKRHDNVKQSDEVYRRGLQAIPLSVDLWIHYINFLKETLDPADPETNSTIRGAYEHAVLAAGTDFRSDRLWEMYINWENEQGNLREVTSIYDRILGIPTQLYSHHFQRFKEHIQNNLPRDLLTTEQFVQLRRELASVNGHNGEDVQSGDDLPSGTEDITDPAKLITEIENMRHRIIEIHQEMFNHNEHEVSKRWTFEEAIKRPYFHVKPLEKIQLKNWKEYLEFEIENGTHERVVVLFERCVISCALYEDFWIKYAKYMENHSIEGVRHVYSRACTIHLPKKPMVHMLWAAFEEQQGNIDEARRILKTFEECILGLAMIRLRRVSLERRHGNMEEAEHLLEDAVRNAKSVSESSFYAIKLARHLFKVQKNLPKARKVLSEAIEIDKENTKLYLNLLEMEYSGDLKQNEENILSCFDKAVNGALSIKMRITFSQRKVEFLEDFGSDVNKLLDAYDEHQALLKEQDSLKRRAENGSEEPDEKKMLTDDPTLASAQMMDGDMQVNQAAYNYNAWYQYNYQNAWNYGQYYHPT, translated from the exons ATGGAGAACGCAGAAAATACAGAGGAGGAGAAGCCGACTGTAAGCAATGACAGCATAGACAATGGCACTGAAACGGCAACAGAAGAACAGCATATGGACTTCAGTACAGAAATTATGAGTGTAACTGAGATGGAACAGTCGCCTGATAGTTCCCCTGACTTGAATGAAGAAAACACGCAGGAGAGTGAAATTCCAAATATTGAAAGTTTACAGACAACAGATATTGAGGCTTGCTTCCCTCCAGATTTTGACAAGTTTTGGAAAGTAGTAGAGGACAATCCCCAGGATTTCACAGGATGGGTATATCTACTACAGTATGTAGAGCAGGAG AACCACCTACCAGCTGCCAGGAAAGCATTTGACAGGTTTTTCACGCATTATCCATATTGCTATGGATATTGGAAAAAGTATGCAGACCTTGAAAAGCGACACGACAACGTTAAGCAGTCTGATGAG GTTTATCGCAGAGGGCTTCAGGCAATTCCTCTTAGTGTTGATCTTTGGATACATTATATAAACTTCTTAAAGGAGACCTTGGACCCTGCTGATCCTGAAACTAACAGTACTATTCGAGG agcaTATGAACATGCAGTGTTAGCTGCTGGGACAGATTTCCGTTCTGACAGACTATGGGAAATGTATATAAACTGGGAAAATGAACAGGGAAACCTAAGGGAAGTTACATCCATCTATGACCGCATCCTTGGAATTCCAACACAACTCTACAGTCATCACTTCCAGAG GTTTAAAGAGCACATACAGAACAACTTGCCTCGAGATCTTCTGACTACTGAGCAGTTTGTTCAGCTGCGCAGAGAACTGGCATCTGTGAACGGCCATAACGGGGAGGATGTGCAATCTGGAGATGACCTGCCCTCTGGTACTGAAGACATAACTGACCCTGCCAAG cTAATCACTGAGATCGAAAACATGAGGCACAGGATCATTGAGATTCATCAAGAAATGTTTAACCACAACGAACATGAAGTCAGTAAGAGGTGGACATTTGAAGAAGCg ATAAAGAGGCCTTACTTTCATGTAAAACCCCTGgagaaaattcagctgaaaaactGGAAAGAGTACTTAGAATTTGAGATAGAAAATGGCACTCATGAACGAGTTGTGGTCCTCTTTGAAAGATGTGTTATTTCATGTGCCCTCTATGAGGACTTCTGGATTAAG TATGCCAAATACATGGAGAATCATAGTATTGAAGGAGTGAGGCATGTCTACAGCAGGGCTTGCACAATACACCTTCCTAAGAAACCAATGGTTCACATGCTGTGGGCTGCCTTTGAGGAGCAGCAGG GCAACATTGATGAAGCAAGAAGAATCTTGAAAACATTTGAAGAGTGTATTCTAGGGCTAGCAATGATTCGTTTGCGAAGAGTAAGCTTAGAACGCAGACATGGAAACATGGAAGAAGCTGAACACCTGCTTGAAGATGCTGTTAGGAATGCCAAATCAGTTAGTGAATCGTCGTTTTATGCCATCAAATTAGCTCGGCACCTCTTCAAAGTACAGAAAAATCTTCCAAAGGCAAGAAAAGTGCTGTCAGAAGCCATAGAAATTGACAAA GAAAATACGAAACTCTATCTCAACTTACTTGAAATGGAGTACAGCGGCGATCtcaagcaaaatgaagaaaacatcctGAGCTGTTTTGATAAAGCTGTCAACGGCGCATTATCTATAAAAATGAGAATTACGTTTTCTCAGCGAAAAGTGGAATTTCTGGAAGATTTTGGTTCTGATGTAAACAA GCTTCTGGATGCCTATGATGAACATCAAGCCCTTCTGAAGGAGCAGGATTCTTTAAAGAGGAGGGCAGAGAACGG ATCAGAGGagccagatgaaaagaaaatgctcaCAGACGACCCAACTTTGGCATCGGCACAGATGATGGACGGAGACATGCAAGTCAACCAGGCCGCGTATAACTACAACGCCTGGTACCAG tACAATTACCAGAATGCCTGGAATTACGGACAGTATTATCATCCAACTTGA
- the PRPF39 gene encoding pre-mRNA-processing factor 39 isoform X2: MQGPLRFEDQDSARGDQNIAMFYPTSTQMVYRRGLQAIPLSVDLWIHYINFLKETLDPADPETNSTIRGAYEHAVLAAGTDFRSDRLWEMYINWENEQGNLREVTSIYDRILGIPTQLYSHHFQRFKEHIQNNLPRDLLTTEQFVQLRRELASVNGHNGEDVQSGDDLPSGTEDITDPAKLITEIENMRHRIIEIHQEMFNHNEHEVSKRWTFEEAIKRPYFHVKPLEKIQLKNWKEYLEFEIENGTHERVVVLFERCVISCALYEDFWIKYAKYMENHSIEGVRHVYSRACTIHLPKKPMVHMLWAAFEEQQGNIDEARRILKTFEECILGLAMIRLRRVSLERRHGNMEEAEHLLEDAVRNAKSVSESSFYAIKLARHLFKVQKNLPKARKVLSEAIEIDKENTKLYLNLLEMEYSGDLKQNEENILSCFDKAVNGALSIKMRITFSQRKVEFLEDFGSDVNKLLDAYDEHQALLKEQDSLKRRAENGSEEPDEKKMLTDDPTLASAQMMDGDMQVNQAAYNYNAWYQYNYQNAWNYGQYYHPT, translated from the exons ATGCAGGGACCGCTGCGCTTTGAAGATCAAGACTCTGCACGTGGAGATCAGAACATTGCCATGTTCTATCCAACCTCCACCCAAATG GTTTATCGCAGAGGGCTTCAGGCAATTCCTCTTAGTGTTGATCTTTGGATACATTATATAAACTTCTTAAAGGAGACCTTGGACCCTGCTGATCCTGAAACTAACAGTACTATTCGAGG agcaTATGAACATGCAGTGTTAGCTGCTGGGACAGATTTCCGTTCTGACAGACTATGGGAAATGTATATAAACTGGGAAAATGAACAGGGAAACCTAAGGGAAGTTACATCCATCTATGACCGCATCCTTGGAATTCCAACACAACTCTACAGTCATCACTTCCAGAG GTTTAAAGAGCACATACAGAACAACTTGCCTCGAGATCTTCTGACTACTGAGCAGTTTGTTCAGCTGCGCAGAGAACTGGCATCTGTGAACGGCCATAACGGGGAGGATGTGCAATCTGGAGATGACCTGCCCTCTGGTACTGAAGACATAACTGACCCTGCCAAG cTAATCACTGAGATCGAAAACATGAGGCACAGGATCATTGAGATTCATCAAGAAATGTTTAACCACAACGAACATGAAGTCAGTAAGAGGTGGACATTTGAAGAAGCg ATAAAGAGGCCTTACTTTCATGTAAAACCCCTGgagaaaattcagctgaaaaactGGAAAGAGTACTTAGAATTTGAGATAGAAAATGGCACTCATGAACGAGTTGTGGTCCTCTTTGAAAGATGTGTTATTTCATGTGCCCTCTATGAGGACTTCTGGATTAAG TATGCCAAATACATGGAGAATCATAGTATTGAAGGAGTGAGGCATGTCTACAGCAGGGCTTGCACAATACACCTTCCTAAGAAACCAATGGTTCACATGCTGTGGGCTGCCTTTGAGGAGCAGCAGG GCAACATTGATGAAGCAAGAAGAATCTTGAAAACATTTGAAGAGTGTATTCTAGGGCTAGCAATGATTCGTTTGCGAAGAGTAAGCTTAGAACGCAGACATGGAAACATGGAAGAAGCTGAACACCTGCTTGAAGATGCTGTTAGGAATGCCAAATCAGTTAGTGAATCGTCGTTTTATGCCATCAAATTAGCTCGGCACCTCTTCAAAGTACAGAAAAATCTTCCAAAGGCAAGAAAAGTGCTGTCAGAAGCCATAGAAATTGACAAA GAAAATACGAAACTCTATCTCAACTTACTTGAAATGGAGTACAGCGGCGATCtcaagcaaaatgaagaaaacatcctGAGCTGTTTTGATAAAGCTGTCAACGGCGCATTATCTATAAAAATGAGAATTACGTTTTCTCAGCGAAAAGTGGAATTTCTGGAAGATTTTGGTTCTGATGTAAACAA GCTTCTGGATGCCTATGATGAACATCAAGCCCTTCTGAAGGAGCAGGATTCTTTAAAGAGGAGGGCAGAGAACGG ATCAGAGGagccagatgaaaagaaaatgctcaCAGACGACCCAACTTTGGCATCGGCACAGATGATGGACGGAGACATGCAAGTCAACCAGGCCGCGTATAACTACAACGCCTGGTACCAG tACAATTACCAGAATGCCTGGAATTACGGACAGTATTATCATCCAACTTGA